The Saccharomyces mikatae IFO 1815 strain IFO1815 genome assembly, chromosome: 13 genome has a segment encoding these proteins:
- the PAH1 gene encoding phosphatidate phosphatase PAH1 (similar to Saccharomyces cerevisiae PAH1 (YMR165C); ancestral locus Anc_2.345) translates to MQYVGRALGSVSKTWSSINPATLSGAIDVIVVEHPDGTLSCSPFHVRFGKFQILKPSQKKVQVFINEKLSNMPMKLSDSGEAYFVFEMGDQVTDVPDELLVSPVMSATSSPPQSPETSILEGGTEGERESENEHKKKQKKVLEEPDFLDINESVNPISKNDETTESLSSVESSTNTSPELVEERKRVEQRTKNFQQKLNKRLTEIHIPSKLDNNGDLLLDTEGYKPNKNMMHDTDIQLKQLLKDEFGNDSDISSFIKEDKNGNIKIVNPYEHLTGLSPPGTPPKMATSGSILGLDAMESGTTLNSLSTSPSTSDTEDDTSFNKERSSNSESSNNRDSAENSKTEKRYIRTIRLTNDQLKCLNLTYGENDLKFSVDHGKAIVTSKLFVWRWDVPIVISDIDGTITKSDALGHVLAMIGKDWTHLGVAKLFSEISRNGYNILYLTARSAGQADSTRSYLRSIIQNGSKLPNGPVILSPDRTMAALRREVILKKPEVFKIACLNDIRSLYFEDNDNEMDTEEKSTPFFAGFGNRITDALSYRTVGIPSSRIFTINTEGEVHMELLELAGYRSSYIHINELVDHFFPPVSLDSDDLKTNTSMVPGSPPNRTLDNADAENTSGHKTLFRGNQEEKFTDVNFWRDPLVDIDSLSDISKDDTDNTDEDTDVSQQESTRSRTNSAVTMRATKVPQIHVGSTYNNEVLATSSDVENASQFMGSHSSSRSTPNKPTKSKGDIGKQIYLELGSPLASPKMKYLDDMNDEEYNNSRSKSRRASTAAATSIDEEFKKLSMSKAGVPTNNVSKINVLDDMHSRENSDTESRMEQSDDDTRRKQQPHKSMDDKYLDARVSDEFDDDEFDEDEFED, encoded by the coding sequence ATGCAGTACGTAGGCAGAGCTCTTGGATCTGTGTCCAAGACATGGTCCTCCATCAATCCAGCTACACTGTCTGGTGCTATAGATGTTATTGTAGTGGAACATCCAGATGGAACGCTGTCATGTTCTCCCTTCCATGTGAGGTTTGGCAAATTTCAGATTCTAAAACCATCTCAAAAGAAGGTCCAAGTGTTTATAAATGAGAAGCTGAGTAATATGCCAATGAAACTCAGTGACTCTGGAGAGgcttattttgtttttgagaTGGGTGATCAAGTTACCGATGTTCCTGACGAGTTGCTTGTGTCGCCTGTGATGAGCGCCACATCAAGTCCCCCTCAGTCACCTGAAACATCCATCTTAGAAGGAGGAACCGAAGGTGAAAGGGAAAGTGAAAACGAACATaagaagaagcaaaagAAGGTATTAGAGGAGCCGGATTTTTTGGATATCAATGAAAGTGTAAATCCGATCagtaaaaatgatgaaactaCAGAATCGCTTTCTTCCGTTGAATCATCCACAAATACATCACCTGAGTTGGTTGAAGAGAGGAAGCGTGTCGAACAACGCACAAAGAATTTTCAGcaaaaattaaacaaaagaCTCACTGAAATTCACATCCCCAGCAAACTTGATAACAATGGCGATTTGCTACTAGACACTGAAGGTTACAAACCTAACAAGAATATGATGCATGATACAGATATACAGTTGAAGCAGCTGTTAAAGGACGAATTTGGTAATGATTCAGATATTTCAAGTTTTATAAAGGAGGATAAGAATGGTAATATTAAGATTGTGAACCCTTACGAGCACCTCACCGGCTTGTCGCCTCCAGGAACACCTCCTAAAATGGCTACAAGCGGATCAATTCTGGGCCTGGATGCCATGGAATCAGGAACTACATTAAATTCGTTATCTACATCACCTTCCACTTCCGATACGGAAGATGACACATCATTTAACAAGGAACGCAGCAGTAATAGTGAAAGTTCTAACAATAGAGATTCAGCAGAGAACAGCAAGACCGAAAAAAGGTACATAAGAACAATAAGATTAACAAATGACCAGTTGAAATGTTTAAATTTAACTTATGGTGAAAATGATTTGAAGTTCTCAGTAGACCATGGAAAAGCCATTGTTACTTCAAAACTATTTGTGTGGAGGTGGGATGTTCCAATTGTTATCAGTGACATTGACGGTACTATCACCAAATCAGACGCATTAGGTCATGTCTTGGCGATGATAGGAAAAGATTGGACGCATTTAGGCGTAGCTAAGTTATTTAGTGAGATCTCCAGAAATGGTTATAATATACTTTATCTGACTGCAAGAAGTGCTGGACAGGCTGATTCTACAAGAAGTTATTTGCGATCAATCATACAGAATGGTAGCAAGTTACCAAATGGGCCTGTAATTTTATCACCCGATAGGACAATGGCTGCGTTAAGACGGGAAGTAATATTAAAGAAACCCGAAGTTTTTAAAATAGCATGCCTAAACGATATAAGATCGCTgtattttgaagataatgataatgaaatggacacagaagaaaaatcaacACCATTCTTTGCCGGTTTTGGTAATAGGATTACCGATGCTTTATCTTACAGAACGGTAGGGATACCaagttcaagaattttCACCATAAATACAGAAGGAGAGGTTCATATGgaattattagaattagCAGGTTATAGAAGTTCTTATATTCATATCAACGAGCTTGTTGACCATTTCTTTCCACCAGTCAGCCTTGATAgtgatgatttgaaaactAACACTTCCATGGTTCCTGGGTCCCCCCCCAATAGGACATTAGATAACGCTGACGCAGAGAATACCTCTGGTCATAAGACACTATTCAGAGGCAAtcaagaagagaaatttaCAGACGTAAATTTCTGGAGGGATCCGTTAGTCGATATTGACAGTCTATCGGATATTAGTAAGGATGATACTGACAATACTGATGAAGATACTGATGTCTCACAACAAGAAAGCACTAGAAGTAGGACAAATTCGGCTGTAACAATGAGGGCTACCAAAGTCCCACAAATACACGTCGGAAGCACATATAACAATGAAGTCTTAGCCACTTCATCTGATGTAGAAAATGCATCTCAGTTCATGGGTTCCCATAGTAGCTCAAGATCTACGCCTAATAAACCTACAAAGTCAAAAGGGGACATTGGGAAGCAAATATACCTTGAACTAGGCTCACCGCTTGCATCaccaaaaatgaaatactTGGATGATATGAATGATGAGGAATATAACAACAGTAGATCTAAGTCAAGGAGAGCATCAACTGCAGCTGCAACAAGTATTGATGAAGAGTTTAAAAAGCTATCTATGTCTAAAGCTGGTGTTCCAACAAACAATGTTTCGAAAATCAACGTTTTAGATGACATGCATTCACGTGAAAATTCAGATACCGAGTCACGAATGGAACAAAGTGACGATGATACAAGGCGAAAACAGCAACCCCACAAATCAATGGACGATAAGTATTTGGATGCAAGAGTGAGCGATGAGTTCGACGATGATGAGTTCGACGAGGACGAATTCGAAGACTAA